One stretch of Pseudobacteriovorax antillogorgiicola DNA includes these proteins:
- the xdhB gene encoding xanthine dehydrogenase molybdopterin binding subunit encodes MDKSKAFHDSALTHVTGESLYVEDIPPVHGECFVGVVVSPIAKGQLLALDPSAALNLEGVYGFFTAKDLKVNQWGPILHDQPLLVDDRIEYLGEPLAIVVADTPHLARQAAALVEVKVKADQAILDIVAAKAEKHFYPSPMLIERGDVDQQIEDAKNVLEGSFYTGGQEHFYLESQSVIVYPQEGGDILVHSSTQHPSEVQHTVAHALGLGYSQVVCEVKRMGGAFGGKESQSTHFAVLCALAAKKLGRVCRLHLSKDEDMAWTGKRHAFHNDYKVAFEDDGVIRALDIQLYNDGGAYLDLSAPILQRAMLHVDNAYYLEHARIKGTVCKTNYPPNTAFRGFGGPQGVMQIESIIEDIAFALKMDAADVRRRNLYGIESRNTTPYEQKVENNLLPELFDQIMESSDYKQRRAAIETHNQTNPDVVRGIALTPVKFGISFTVKFLNQGNALVNVHRDGTIQVSTGATEMGQGVNTKIAVIVAEAFGVSYDRVKVMTTSTEKNHNTSATAASSGSDINGYAALIACENILKPLTGYAAYYLSHPVDQRPNPILELHDYDEPDHPRASDVIFENDQVYLKGESNKGVSFAHLVDCAYHNRVSLGAYGHYKTKDIHYDRQAGRGQPFLYYTQGMAVTEVRVDTLTGDVKMDRVDILMELGRSIQEGIDYGQIAGGFIQGCGWAISEELVYDQDGRLLSHSPTTYKIPNIQDTPREFHIKLVENPTKHSSVKGSKAVGEPPFLLCASPWAAIKNALQQKTGSSVSGFKLPATAEEVLRQIYPAAFEESESRL; translated from the coding sequence ATGGATAAATCGAAAGCCTTTCATGATTCAGCGCTCACTCACGTGACAGGCGAATCACTATATGTAGAAGATATCCCTCCGGTTCATGGAGAGTGTTTTGTGGGTGTGGTTGTGAGCCCCATCGCTAAGGGCCAGCTTTTGGCCTTAGACCCCAGCGCTGCCTTGAACCTTGAAGGTGTTTATGGATTCTTTACGGCTAAGGATCTTAAAGTCAACCAATGGGGGCCCATCCTTCATGATCAGCCTTTACTGGTGGATGATCGCATTGAATATCTTGGAGAGCCCTTAGCCATAGTGGTTGCCGATACTCCTCATCTAGCGAGGCAGGCTGCTGCCCTAGTAGAGGTAAAGGTTAAAGCAGACCAGGCGATCTTGGACATTGTCGCGGCAAAGGCTGAAAAACACTTCTACCCCAGCCCGATGCTGATCGAGCGGGGAGATGTGGATCAACAAATCGAGGATGCAAAGAATGTCCTTGAAGGCAGCTTCTATACCGGCGGCCAGGAACATTTCTATCTTGAATCCCAGAGCGTGATAGTCTATCCCCAAGAGGGAGGAGATATCTTGGTGCATTCCTCCACCCAGCACCCTTCAGAAGTTCAGCATACGGTGGCTCATGCTCTCGGGCTGGGGTATAGCCAGGTTGTTTGTGAGGTGAAGCGGATGGGGGGCGCCTTTGGAGGTAAGGAGTCACAGTCCACACACTTCGCGGTGCTCTGTGCCCTAGCTGCCAAGAAGCTCGGACGAGTGTGCCGCCTTCATCTGAGTAAAGATGAGGATATGGCTTGGACCGGTAAGCGCCATGCCTTTCACAATGATTATAAGGTTGCCTTTGAAGATGATGGTGTGATTCGCGCCCTGGATATCCAGCTTTATAATGATGGTGGTGCCTATCTTGATCTCTCAGCACCTATCCTACAGCGAGCTATGCTTCACGTTGATAATGCCTACTACCTTGAACACGCCCGGATCAAGGGTACGGTTTGCAAAACAAATTATCCTCCTAACACAGCATTTCGTGGCTTCGGTGGGCCTCAGGGAGTGATGCAGATTGAGAGCATTATCGAGGATATCGCTTTTGCTCTTAAGATGGATGCAGCGGATGTGCGGCGGAGGAATCTGTATGGCATTGAGTCTCGCAATACAACGCCCTACGAGCAGAAGGTGGAAAACAACCTCTTGCCTGAGCTTTTTGATCAGATCATGGAGTCATCGGACTATAAACAGCGTCGCGCTGCCATTGAAACTCATAATCAAACCAATCCTGATGTGGTGCGTGGTATCGCTTTGACACCCGTAAAGTTCGGGATTTCGTTTACCGTGAAGTTTTTGAACCAGGGCAATGCCTTGGTCAATGTTCATCGCGACGGAACGATTCAAGTTTCGACCGGTGCTACTGAAATGGGTCAGGGAGTTAACACGAAAATCGCCGTGATCGTCGCTGAAGCCTTTGGAGTCAGCTACGATCGGGTGAAAGTGATGACAACGTCCACGGAAAAAAACCATAATACCTCGGCCACGGCGGCTTCATCTGGCTCTGATATCAATGGTTATGCTGCGCTTATCGCCTGTGAAAATATTTTGAAACCACTTACGGGCTATGCCGCCTATTATCTATCGCATCCCGTTGATCAAAGGCCGAATCCCATTTTGGAGCTTCATGACTACGATGAACCTGATCACCCCAGAGCCAGTGATGTTATTTTCGAAAATGATCAGGTGTACCTCAAAGGAGAATCCAATAAAGGGGTTTCCTTTGCACACCTAGTGGATTGTGCCTATCACAATCGTGTGTCTTTGGGGGCCTACGGACACTATAAAACCAAAGATATTCACTACGATCGTCAAGCAGGCCGGGGACAGCCATTTCTATACTATACTCAAGGAATGGCCGTCACAGAAGTGCGAGTCGATACCTTGACTGGTGATGTGAAAATGGATCGTGTGGATATTTTGATGGAGCTTGGAAGATCGATTCAAGAAGGTATTGATTATGGTCAGATCGCGGGAGGTTTTATTCAGGGCTGCGGTTGGGCGATCTCTGAGGAGTTGGTTTATGACCAGGACGGACGGTTACTGAGTCATTCACCTACCACCTATAAAATTCCTAACATTCAAGATACGCCTCGTGAATTCCATATTAAACTCGTAGAAAACCCGACCAAGCATAGTTCAGTCAAAGGCAGCAAGGCGGTCGGTGAACCACCCTTTCTCCTATGCGCATCTCCATGGGCGGCTATAAAAAATGCTTTGCAACAAAAAACAGGTAGCAGTGTATCAGGTTTTAAACTGCCCGCTACAGCCGAAGAGGTTTTACGTCAAATCTATCCGGCCGCCTTCGAAGAAAGCGAGTCTCGATTGTGA
- a CDS encoding xanthine dehydrogenase small subunit, translated as MRDYILLYINGHRHEVRGDAVLLSLVDYIRQHKHLTGTKVVCAEGDCGSCSVLFARGAEADQAQGRRFKTLNSCIASVYHLDCHSLVTVEGLIEGGAPSHIQDIFAKNHGAQCGFCTPGFIASLSALCEAKKSLSEQDVRNACTGNLCRCTGYKSIIESGLALEASKIKPLADRYLSQQITDDLKARLSEPVQIKTQAQEYNKPKTLSDALAIKASEPQVRILGAGTDTGVWVNKKDWTFSKALDLQLIEELTAVKESDGCLHVGARVTLTKLEQASLKSIPELSRYLHIFASPQIKNVATLVGNIANGSPIGDTMPPLMVLGAELKIERQGAFRYVPLEDFYRGYKDFDLEEDEIITQVKIPIPKGDGFRVFKVSKRKDLDISTVSAAFLMERDGAMITSMKLALGGVADRPLRLRSTESTMQSKPWNQTTIDEAKVSMLKEIQPISDLRGSHVFRRVLSVNLLQKYFNELGAGTHG; from the coding sequence TTGAGAGACTACATCCTACTCTATATCAATGGCCATCGCCACGAAGTTCGTGGCGATGCTGTGTTGCTAAGCTTGGTCGATTATATTCGTCAACACAAGCACCTAACAGGTACCAAAGTGGTTTGCGCTGAAGGGGACTGCGGTTCATGCAGCGTGCTATTTGCTCGGGGTGCTGAAGCAGACCAAGCCCAAGGACGACGTTTTAAAACCTTGAATTCCTGCATCGCCTCAGTCTATCACCTGGACTGTCATAGTTTGGTCACAGTAGAAGGGCTAATAGAAGGTGGAGCACCGAGTCATATTCAGGATATATTTGCCAAAAACCATGGGGCTCAGTGTGGCTTCTGTACTCCTGGTTTTATAGCTAGTTTAAGTGCTCTGTGCGAGGCTAAAAAAAGCCTGTCTGAGCAGGATGTTCGCAATGCTTGCACCGGTAACCTTTGCCGTTGCACCGGTTATAAGAGCATCATTGAATCAGGTTTAGCATTGGAAGCGAGCAAGATTAAGCCTCTAGCAGATCGCTATCTGAGCCAGCAAATCACTGATGATTTAAAAGCTAGGCTATCTGAGCCAGTGCAAATCAAAACGCAGGCCCAAGAGTACAATAAGCCGAAAACACTGTCAGATGCGCTCGCAATTAAGGCTAGCGAGCCTCAGGTCCGAATTCTTGGAGCGGGAACTGATACTGGTGTTTGGGTCAACAAGAAAGATTGGACCTTTTCAAAGGCTCTAGACTTGCAGCTGATCGAAGAGCTAACTGCTGTTAAGGAATCCGATGGTTGTTTACACGTTGGGGCCCGGGTTACACTCACAAAGTTAGAGCAAGCCAGCCTAAAATCAATTCCAGAGCTAAGTCGCTACCTGCACATATTTGCGTCGCCCCAGATCAAAAATGTCGCGACCTTAGTTGGCAACATTGCAAATGGCTCACCGATCGGCGATACCATGCCGCCTCTAATGGTCCTCGGCGCGGAGCTTAAAATTGAACGGCAGGGGGCATTTCGATATGTGCCTCTTGAGGATTTCTACCGGGGCTATAAGGACTTCGACCTAGAGGAAGATGAGATCATCACCCAGGTGAAAATACCAATTCCTAAAGGCGATGGCTTCCGCGTGTTTAAAGTCTCGAAACGCAAGGACTTGGATATATCCACCGTTAGTGCAGCCTTCCTTATGGAGCGAGACGGTGCGATGATCACATCCATGAAACTTGCCCTAGGCGGTGTGGCCGACCGCCCCTTGAGGCTCAGAAGTACAGAGTCTACCATGCAGAGTAAGCCTTGGAATCAAACCACGATTGATGAGGCTAAGGTCAGTATGCTCAAGGAAATCCAACCAATCAGCGATTTGCGTGGCTCTCATGTATTTCGCAGAGTTCTATCGGTAAATTTGCTACAGAAATACTTTAATGAGTTAGGAGCTGGGACTCATGGATAA
- the ade gene encoding adenine deaminase — protein MTSKARYISIATLRSKIKAARGEIKADIVIKNAHYLDVYSGKFVLGDVAMFEGAIVGIDEPYEGQHVIDGTGQYLVPGFIDSHVHIESSLMTPARFQQVTMPCGTTTAIWDPHEIANVKGKDGIRWALDSSAPLEMDIFVMVPSCVPSTSEELGFESNGFALHAEDIKEFRDHPRVLGLAEMMNFPGLLHGDEEVLQKLLDYKELKRDGHCPSLSGKDLNAYGVAGIHSCHESTRLEEAQEKLRKGIAVLIREGSCAKDAQTLLPLIDAYTSATVGLCSDDRNPLDIAETGHINCIVDMALRGGMRPEDIFRAASFGAARLYGLDDRGAVAPGLIADLCLVQPRDAQSWASGLQINQVFKAGHPVDEAVLEKVAAGEQVAITGRNINMKQVTKDDLRIESLEDSIVHVIGVIPNQILTQRLEHKVVAKGGELQSNLDQDILKIAVFERHHGTGNQTIGFVQGFGLKEGAIVTSINHDSHNIIAVAASDQAMLKGLEAIKSIDGGIVVVDGQGQWEALPLPLGGLMTHESPDLVADTLKRLKAKARAMGCQLDEPFLQLSFLALPVIPSLKITDRGLVDVDQFEMIPVVKA, from the coding sequence ATGACTAGTAAAGCTCGCTACATTTCCATCGCAACCCTAAGATCCAAAATAAAAGCTGCTCGCGGCGAGATCAAGGCCGACATCGTGATTAAAAACGCTCACTATCTGGATGTTTACTCAGGGAAGTTCGTGCTAGGTGATGTTGCCATGTTTGAGGGAGCTATCGTTGGGATTGACGAGCCCTACGAAGGTCAGCACGTGATCGACGGTACCGGCCAGTACTTGGTCCCAGGGTTTATCGATTCCCACGTTCACATTGAGTCAAGCCTTATGACTCCAGCTCGATTCCAGCAGGTGACCATGCCCTGCGGAACCACAACTGCTATCTGGGACCCTCATGAGATTGCCAACGTCAAGGGCAAGGATGGGATTCGTTGGGCCTTGGATTCTTCGGCGCCCCTAGAGATGGATATTTTCGTGATGGTGCCGAGCTGTGTACCTTCGACCAGTGAGGAGCTTGGGTTTGAAAGCAATGGCTTCGCCCTTCATGCCGAGGATATCAAAGAATTCCGCGACCACCCTCGGGTGCTCGGTCTGGCTGAAATGATGAACTTTCCTGGGCTGCTTCATGGGGACGAAGAAGTCTTGCAGAAGCTCCTTGACTACAAGGAGCTAAAGCGTGATGGTCATTGCCCCAGCCTCAGTGGCAAGGATCTCAACGCCTATGGGGTGGCAGGGATTCACAGCTGTCATGAATCAACGCGATTGGAAGAGGCTCAGGAAAAGTTACGCAAAGGAATTGCGGTTCTTATTCGTGAAGGCTCTTGTGCCAAGGATGCTCAAACGCTCTTGCCTCTGATCGATGCCTATACTTCAGCCACAGTAGGGCTATGTAGCGATGATCGCAACCCTTTGGATATCGCGGAAACAGGGCATATCAATTGTATTGTTGATATGGCTCTCCGAGGGGGAATGAGGCCGGAAGATATCTTCCGTGCTGCAAGTTTCGGAGCTGCGCGACTCTACGGCCTTGATGATCGGGGTGCGGTCGCGCCAGGGCTGATCGCTGACCTCTGCCTTGTACAGCCGCGCGATGCTCAAAGCTGGGCATCTGGCTTGCAAATCAATCAAGTTTTTAAGGCCGGACATCCTGTGGATGAGGCTGTTCTTGAAAAAGTTGCTGCTGGGGAGCAGGTTGCTATCACCGGCCGTAATATTAATATGAAACAGGTGACCAAAGACGATCTACGCATCGAGTCACTTGAGGATAGCATAGTCCATGTCATAGGTGTCATACCTAATCAGATCTTGACTCAGCGCTTGGAGCATAAGGTTGTCGCCAAAGGTGGGGAACTGCAGAGCAATCTTGATCAAGACATTCTGAAAATCGCCGTTTTTGAACGCCACCATGGCACTGGAAATCAAACCATTGGCTTTGTCCAAGGCTTTGGTCTCAAAGAAGGTGCCATTGTCACCAGTATCAATCATGACTCCCACAATATTATCGCAGTTGCTGCTTCAGATCAGGCCATGCTCAAGGGTTTGGAGGCGATTAAGTCTATCGACGGTGGAATTGTCGTCGTGGATGGTCAGGGCCAATGGGAAGCTTTGCCCTTACCTCTCGGTGGCTTGATGACCCACGAATCACCAGATCTTGTGGCTGACACATTGAAGCGTCTGAAAGCCAAAGCCCGAGCCATGGGTTGCCAGCTCGATGAGCCATTCTTACAACTGTCTTTCCTAGCCTTGCCAGTGATTCCTTCACTGAAAATCACTGACCGGGGGCTCGTGGATGTCGATCAATTTGAAATGATCCCTGTCGTTAAGGCTTGA
- a CDS encoding 7TM diverse intracellular signaling domain-containing protein yields the protein MRLLLLSLILLHMSALLGKSENCQYGYCDLMNHDWEQGAQALDGPWAFYWGQLLDPELIASDDVQPTGFLNPRAEWNGRSVNGVTLDAHGSATFWARFDIKSTAPLTLKLPGVRSASKIWVNGVMRSSQGMVASNPSYEVPYKKNSYIQFTPRLGRNHIVIQMSNASYFFGGGSGPVVLGTPAMMLEDQLHAVIKDSLILGCIIIMVFYHVYLWWIRKTRLSPLYYGIFCFAIGFRSLVAGQGELLMLLMPDVTYLAAIRIEYLGFALGIAAMSLLTRSLYPDEMKGWLAQLAAGLGFAWMALIMVTDGNVFPALLKGFQVVTLVFGLAVVAVVVRAWRHKRDGAAFFLAGFGVFFLAIINDILDANRIVDTVPMSHVGLFAFIFFQSLILSTRFDRAYDRAEQAEKEVRGLNEGLERKVDARTKEINRILNHVQSGFILVDPKGLIMPGFTRSCSQLLDCRVDEGQKLSNLLSIDRDMRQQFDLALDQVMEGFMPTDVSLSLIPRRIQVKHRTLDLTGSEIRDEKNQEIAAILFTITDVTSLTEAEETVRNNEMLLEILRDMDSFKVFLEDFNHEVDGAEEAARQGDEGRARALLHTVKGNLGAFGLRATARLVHDVESQPTISPVDVQSVRNSLYGILEENHQVLDIDMSHLTDTNLISQYDIDDIKAYVRGHIKEPQSLDLQQKLDRLMFKPVRSFLGPIQKNVQDLASQLEKEIQFELVGGHLRFGMEYSPVFHSLIHMVRNAVDHGIEDPAGRGHKAEQGSITLSFESLDDGLRIMLRDDGRGMDVTRIREKAFSLGIISEKEASELGDDDIRQLIFHPGFSTSSMVTEISGRGVGMAAVAEAVAELRGAITINSTLGEGSTFTIFLPFETYDRALAMEA from the coding sequence ATGCGCTTACTTTTACTTTCCCTCATTTTGTTGCATATGTCTGCCTTACTCGGCAAATCCGAAAACTGTCAGTATGGTTACTGTGATCTAATGAACCATGATTGGGAGCAAGGGGCGCAGGCTCTCGATGGGCCGTGGGCCTTCTATTGGGGGCAGTTACTCGATCCTGAGCTAATTGCGAGTGATGATGTTCAGCCCACCGGTTTCTTGAACCCAAGAGCAGAATGGAATGGTAGGTCGGTCAATGGGGTGACCCTCGATGCGCACGGCTCAGCGACATTTTGGGCTAGATTCGATATTAAGTCCACAGCTCCACTGACTTTAAAACTTCCTGGGGTTCGCTCTGCTTCAAAAATCTGGGTCAACGGAGTGATGCGTTCGAGCCAAGGTATGGTTGCCAGTAATCCTTCCTATGAAGTACCTTATAAAAAAAATAGCTACATCCAATTTACTCCCAGGCTCGGTCGCAATCATATTGTGATTCAAATGTCCAATGCCAGCTATTTCTTTGGCGGGGGGAGCGGTCCTGTGGTGTTAGGAACTCCTGCGATGATGCTGGAAGATCAACTTCATGCTGTGATCAAAGATAGTTTGATTCTTGGCTGTATCATCATTATGGTTTTCTATCATGTTTATCTGTGGTGGATTCGAAAGACACGCCTATCACCCCTGTATTACGGGATTTTCTGCTTCGCTATCGGCTTCCGCTCCTTGGTCGCTGGGCAGGGGGAATTGCTGATGCTGCTGATGCCAGATGTCACCTACTTAGCTGCGATAAGAATTGAGTATCTTGGCTTTGCCCTCGGGATCGCTGCAATGAGCTTACTGACTCGATCTCTATATCCTGATGAAATGAAAGGGTGGCTTGCTCAGCTAGCCGCTGGCTTAGGGTTTGCTTGGATGGCCTTGATTATGGTTACGGACGGCAATGTCTTTCCAGCTCTTCTCAAAGGCTTTCAAGTGGTGACACTGGTGTTCGGTTTAGCGGTAGTTGCGGTTGTTGTCAGGGCCTGGCGCCATAAGCGTGATGGAGCAGCCTTCTTCCTAGCTGGATTTGGGGTCTTTTTTCTCGCCATTATAAACGATATCCTGGATGCTAATAGAATTGTCGATACGGTGCCTATGTCGCATGTTGGACTCTTTGCATTCATTTTCTTCCAGTCCCTCATCTTATCGACCCGATTCGATCGTGCCTACGATCGTGCTGAACAAGCAGAAAAAGAAGTTCGTGGTCTCAACGAAGGCTTGGAGCGAAAAGTCGATGCGCGGACCAAGGAAATCAATCGAATTCTTAATCACGTTCAGTCTGGATTCATTTTGGTAGATCCAAAGGGGCTTATCATGCCAGGATTCACCAGGTCGTGTAGCCAACTTTTGGACTGTAGGGTCGACGAAGGTCAGAAGCTCAGCAATCTACTATCTATTGATCGTGACATGCGGCAACAATTTGATCTTGCCCTGGATCAAGTGATGGAAGGATTTATGCCAACTGACGTGAGTTTATCGCTCATCCCGCGACGCATTCAAGTGAAGCATCGTACCCTCGACTTAACAGGTTCGGAAATCCGTGATGAAAAAAACCAAGAAATTGCTGCGATTCTTTTTACAATAACAGACGTGACAAGTCTCACCGAAGCCGAGGAAACCGTAAGAAACAACGAGATGTTGCTTGAGATTCTTAGGGATATGGATTCCTTTAAAGTGTTTCTAGAAGATTTCAACCACGAGGTGGATGGAGCGGAGGAAGCAGCACGCCAAGGAGATGAGGGGCGAGCTCGCGCCTTGCTGCACACGGTTAAAGGGAACTTGGGGGCCTTTGGGCTTCGCGCTACAGCCCGTTTGGTTCACGATGTTGAGAGTCAGCCGACCATCAGTCCCGTCGATGTTCAATCAGTCCGAAACTCGCTATATGGAATCCTCGAAGAGAACCACCAGGTGCTCGATATCGATATGAGTCACCTCACCGATACGAACCTAATTTCTCAGTATGATATTGACGACATAAAAGCCTACGTCCGCGGTCACATAAAAGAACCACAGAGTCTCGATCTTCAGCAGAAATTAGACCGTTTGATGTTTAAGCCGGTACGATCTTTTCTTGGCCCGATTCAAAAGAATGTCCAAGACCTTGCATCCCAATTGGAAAAGGAAATTCAGTTTGAGCTTGTGGGCGGTCACCTTCGATTCGGCATGGAATACTCCCCGGTTTTCCATAGTCTGATTCATATGGTTCGCAACGCGGTGGATCATGGCATCGAAGATCCAGCCGGTCGGGGACACAAGGCCGAGCAAGGCTCTATCACTTTATCCTTCGAGTCTCTAGACGACGGTCTTCGTATCATGCTCCGTGATGACGGCCGCGGGATGGATGTAACACGAATTCGCGAAAAGGCTTTTAGTCTTGGCATCATCAGCGAGAAGGAAGCCAGCGAATTAGGTGATGATGATATCAGACAGCTTATCTTTCATCCTGGATTCTCCACCTCTTCTATGGTTACAGAAATCTCTGGTCGTGGAGTGGGGATGGCCGCAGTCGCAGAAGCAGTAGCAGAGCTTCGAGGGGCAATAACAATCAATTCGACTCTAGGTGAAGGCAGTACTTTTACAATATTTTTGCCCTTCGAAACCTACGATCGAGCCCTTGCTATGGAAGCTTAG
- a CDS encoding family 16 glycosylhydrolase, producing MRFRYFLSLAACVVCSSTFAKPYVSGEIVSQESYKYGRYEARMKAGWGSGTITAFFLMKDGSWLPGTEWQELDFEIFGKGDGTRFQSQIMTPGDPRTQNNEYHRSETTLDENYHVYTIDWAPDYLAFYLDGQLMRYETDTETYNKFFDANRVEPMQLRLTYWAGDSAWSGRLDTSSLPSYVEVDWIKRYRWDNGEFVLDWVDEFDSFDYSRWTKAAWTFEYAVNDFTPESTFTLDSKLFLRLAPR from the coding sequence ATGAGATTTCGATATTTTTTAAGCTTGGCAGCATGCGTCGTATGCTCAAGCACCTTTGCAAAGCCCTATGTCAGTGGCGAAATTGTCAGCCAGGAGAGTTATAAATATGGCCGCTATGAAGCCCGTATGAAAGCTGGATGGGGGAGTGGAACAATTACCGCGTTTTTCCTTATGAAGGACGGCTCATGGTTACCAGGTACAGAATGGCAAGAGCTTGATTTTGAAATTTTTGGCAAAGGTGATGGCACACGGTTCCAAAGCCAGATCATGACCCCTGGTGACCCTAGGACCCAAAACAACGAATATCACAGAAGTGAGACCACCCTGGACGAAAATTATCACGTCTACACCATCGACTGGGCTCCTGATTATCTTGCCTTCTACCTTGATGGGCAACTGATGCGCTATGAAACAGATACAGAAACCTATAACAAGTTCTTCGATGCCAACCGGGTAGAACCGATGCAACTTCGCCTAACTTACTGGGCTGGTGATTCTGCCTGGTCAGGGCGACTAGATACGAGTAGCTTACCAAGTTATGTAGAGGTGGATTGGATTAAACGCTATCGCTGGGACAACGGCGAGTTCGTTCTGGATTGGGTGGATGAGTTTGATTCGTTTGACTACAGCCGCTGGACAAAAGCTGCATGGACCTTTGAATATGCAGTGAATGACTTTACCCCTGAAAGCACCTTTACTCTAGACAGCAAGCTCTTCCTTCGGCTGGCTCCCCGCTAG
- a CDS encoding CotH kinase family protein, translating into MKHLGFILTLFIFSACGDDDELKNYGLPVINLVIEADERSKMESALTEKIQASAALQIEGQWKEIKVSYSGKSSLFHPKRSYKVQIADGTEYQGLDRFRLSAQGSDKSGLRSLIGFEVFREQGLIAPRQFPIALYLNQRFQGLYHVIEEVDEEFFGTRGVTAEQVYKARYGRLGHANFELKNLNDLSLGFKVVLGEKRYDPLEEMIAVIQEPTIQLNAIDEVLDRVNYLNYLASAAFLNHWDGYNNNFFVYWDRTKLRFAPWDLDHIGEPSSYYDQAYRGKNDLSKALLSFSEAEEQFLQILLEMTSDQRKQKIRDRILFYGDQVRTAYEQDPYLSNYDFDSELQILLDSLDRWQAAIRQDIESNSATL; encoded by the coding sequence ATGAAGCATCTCGGATTCATTCTTACCTTATTTATATTTTCGGCTTGCGGCGACGACGACGAGCTGAAAAACTATGGTTTACCAGTCATCAATTTAGTGATCGAAGCTGATGAGCGCTCCAAGATGGAATCAGCTCTCACAGAAAAGATTCAAGCGTCAGCGGCCCTACAGATCGAAGGGCAATGGAAAGAGATAAAAGTATCGTACTCCGGTAAATCAAGCCTATTTCACCCTAAAAGAAGTTATAAGGTACAAATTGCAGATGGAACGGAGTATCAAGGCTTAGATCGATTCAGGCTGAGTGCTCAAGGTAGCGACAAAAGCGGTTTGCGCTCCTTAATTGGCTTCGAGGTTTTTCGCGAGCAGGGCTTGATAGCACCGCGCCAGTTCCCAATTGCGCTCTACTTAAACCAGCGTTTTCAAGGCCTCTATCATGTGATCGAAGAGGTCGATGAAGAGTTCTTTGGAACGCGAGGAGTGACAGCAGAGCAAGTTTATAAGGCGCGCTACGGACGTTTAGGCCATGCCAATTTCGAACTTAAAAACCTCAACGACCTCTCACTAGGGTTCAAAGTTGTGCTGGGGGAAAAGCGTTACGATCCATTAGAAGAGATGATTGCAGTTATTCAAGAACCAACCATTCAGCTCAATGCCATTGATGAAGTACTTGATCGAGTGAACTATTTGAACTATCTGGCTTCGGCCGCGTTTCTGAATCATTGGGATGGTTACAATAATAATTTTTTCGTCTACTGGGACCGCACTAAGCTTCGATTCGCGCCGTGGGACCTTGATCATATTGGAGAGCCATCAAGCTATTATGACCAAGCCTACCGCGGCAAAAATGATTTAAGCAAGGCTCTTCTTAGCTTTTCTGAAGCCGAAGAGCAGTTTCTTCAAATACTCTTGGAGATGACATCTGATCAGCGCAAACAGAAGATAAGAGACCGAATTTTATTCTATGGCGACCAAGTTCGGACTGCCTATGAACAAGATCCTTATCTTAGCAACTATGACTTTGATTCCGAGCTACAGATCTTGCTCGATTCTTTAGACCGGTGGCAAGCAGCGATTCGTCAGGACATCGAATCAAATTCCGCCACGCTTTAA